Proteins co-encoded in one Listeria ivanovii subsp. ivanovii genomic window:
- a CDS encoding 3-oxoacyl-ACP reductase, with protein MIKNKRVFITGTSSGIGLEQTKLFLKEGAVVFGMDIQPTFMEHRNFHFIKGDVRNKEDIKNAVQYASDGGNIEILVHTAGVLDDYKPALEVNETDFDYIMDTNFKSLHYLTQEVLKIMIENRKGIIITMASIAGLVAGGGGAAYTASKHAVIGYTKQLAYDYAAYGIRVNGIAPGAIRTKMNKKDFEGDGEIAQQVADETPVGRWGEAEEVAKVTLFLASEGASYIQGAIIPVDGGWIIK; from the coding sequence ATGATTAAAAATAAAAGAGTGTTTATTACAGGGACTTCTTCTGGTATCGGGCTTGAACAAACAAAACTTTTTTTAAAAGAAGGAGCAGTAGTGTTTGGAATGGATATTCAGCCAACTTTTATGGAGCATCGGAATTTCCATTTTATTAAAGGTGATGTAAGAAATAAAGAAGATATAAAAAATGCAGTTCAATATGCTAGTGATGGAGGGAACATTGAAATTCTGGTCCACACAGCTGGAGTATTAGACGACTATAAGCCAGCATTAGAAGTAAATGAAACGGATTTTGATTATATCATGGATACAAATTTTAAAAGTCTACATTATTTAACGCAAGAAGTTCTAAAAATAATGATTGAAAATAGAAAAGGGATTATTATTACAATGGCCTCTATAGCTGGTCTAGTCGCAGGTGGAGGCGGGGCAGCTTATACAGCTTCAAAGCATGCAGTTATTGGTTATACAAAACAATTAGCCTATGATTATGCCGCATATGGAATAAGAGTAAATGGCATTGCTCCAGGTGCTATTCGTACAAAAATGAATAAAAAAGACTTTGAAGGTGATGGGGAGATAGCTCAGCAAGTAGCAGATGAAACGCCTGTTGGAAGATGGGGAGAAGCTGAAGAAGTTGCAAAAGTCACCTTATTTTTAGCAAGTGAAGGAGCATCTTATATACAGGGAGCAATTATTCCTGTAGACGGTGGTTGGATTATTAAATAA
- a CDS encoding QueT transporter family protein yields MYKTKSNYQVIELAQMALVTSLYIVVTLLLNPISYGAIQLRISEMFTLLVVFDKKYIWSITMGVVISNLYSPLGVIDAFVGGGSSFFALALTFMITASIKRLIIKLIVASFIVSLTMFTVAAELKWVLGFPFLETYLFVGIGELFTMLLGTIIILAINSKVDLKRILSKK; encoded by the coding sequence ATGTATAAAACCAAAAGCAATTATCAAGTTATAGAGTTAGCTCAGATGGCACTGGTAACAAGTTTATATATAGTAGTAACTTTGCTGTTGAATCCTATCAGCTATGGAGCAATCCAACTACGAATATCCGAAATGTTTACCTTATTAGTAGTTTTTGATAAGAAATATATTTGGAGTATAACTATGGGAGTCGTAATTTCTAACTTATATTCTCCATTAGGTGTTATAGATGCTTTTGTAGGAGGTGGATCTAGTTTTTTTGCTCTAGCGCTAACTTTCATGATTACAGCAAGCATAAAAAGGTTGATAATAAAATTAATCGTAGCGAGTTTTATTGTGAGTTTAACTATGTTTACGGTGGCTGCAGAATTAAAATGGGTACTAGGATTTCCATTTTTAGAAACCTATTTATTTGTAGGGATAGGGGAACTATTCACGATGCTTTTAGGAACGATAATCATATTAGCTATCAATAGTAAAGTTGATTTGAAAAGAATCTTAAGCAAGAAATAG
- a CDS encoding leucine-rich repeat domain-containing protein, producing the protein MAKKYWLKSILAILLVTAVIAFINVNHGTKVQAAGNSCITKPTPIEKIFPDPALAEIIRSCLGKPSVEETVYRNELASITEINGDKKDIKSIQGMQYLSNLSKLSLIDNEVSNIESLKGLTKLRCLSLDNNEISDIAPLAGLTKLDILELGHNKISEISSLAKLTNIRWLVLSDNEISDIKVLAKLKELEALNLNNNKVSDLSPLSNLIILNWLFLGGNQLYDISPLKGLYNLVELDLTNQASSNNPVYYQKRLVISNKVKGVNGKLVHPATISDDGIYTKSFLTWKMPNYKPEVNYTFKQDVKLGAAKTIFSGKVTQPLNKPEEINNIPVVSYGHKKIASEKMPAPKPSKPTRLKKGLSLSKRNSEKQLTSHPAKLTNGNNYNFRIDDRNAGAKKAKTFEPFHMPNIQYNGTYYVVNESAFQCNFYYPAGNMEIINGELSKLCTRLGSLSQEKWSKEQQKEFTPLYFYNNVWMLQGTETSCPTMFLLNDPYGRKGNRGQSVIQIQVNLTVQLNV; encoded by the coding sequence GTGGCAAAAAAATATTGGTTAAAAAGCATACTAGCAATATTATTGGTAACAGCTGTTATTGCATTTATCAACGTAAATCATGGAACAAAAGTACAGGCAGCTGGCAATTCATGTATTACGAAGCCAACGCCTATTGAAAAAATTTTTCCAGATCCAGCTTTAGCAGAAATAATAAGGAGCTGTTTAGGAAAGCCAAGTGTAGAAGAAACAGTTTATCGGAATGAGTTAGCCAGCATTACAGAAATTAATGGGGATAAGAAAGATATAAAGTCTATCCAAGGTATGCAATATTTATCTAATTTATCCAAGTTGTCTTTAATAGATAATGAAGTAAGCAATATCGAATCTCTAAAGGGTTTAACCAAATTAAGATGCTTATCACTAGATAATAATGAAATAAGTGATATCGCTCCACTTGCGGGTTTAACCAAACTAGATATTTTAGAATTAGGTCATAATAAGATAAGTGAAATTAGTTCGCTAGCAAAGTTAACTAACATAAGATGGTTAGTGTTATCTGACAATGAAATTAGTGATATAAAGGTGCTTGCAAAATTAAAGGAATTAGAAGCATTAAACTTAAATAATAATAAAGTAAGTGATTTAAGCCCATTAAGTAACTTAATTATTTTGAACTGGTTGTTTTTAGGCGGGAATCAACTATACGATATAAGCCCTCTAAAAGGATTGTATAATCTTGTGGAATTAGATTTAACTAACCAAGCTAGCTCAAACAATCCAGTTTACTATCAAAAGCGTTTAGTTATTTCGAATAAAGTAAAAGGTGTAAACGGGAAACTGGTACATCCTGCTACGATAAGTGACGACGGAATTTACACAAAATCATTCTTAACGTGGAAAATGCCTAATTATAAACCAGAAGTAAATTATACCTTTAAGCAAGATGTGAAACTTGGAGCTGCGAAAACAATTTTTAGTGGAAAAGTAACACAACCTTTGAATAAACCGGAAGAAATTAATAATATACCGGTTGTTTCTTACGGTCATAAAAAAATAGCATCTGAAAAAATGCCAGCCCCCAAACCAAGTAAACCAACAAGGCTAAAAAAAGGATTATCTTTATCTAAACGCAATAGTGAAAAACAACTAACTTCGCATCCAGCAAAATTAACAAATGGTAACAACTATAATTTCAGAATAGATGATAGAAATGCTGGTGCTAAAAAAGCAAAAACCTTTGAACCGTTCCATATGCCAAATATTCAATATAATGGTACTTATTATGTGGTAAACGAATCAGCATTTCAATGTAATTTTTACTATCCAGCTGGAAATATGGAAATTATAAATGGAGAGCTATCCAAATTATGTACTCGATTAGGGTCCCTTTCACAAGAAAAGTGGAGCAAGGAACAACAAAAAGAGTTTACCCCGCTGTATTTTTATAACAATGTATGGATGTTACAAGGAACAGAAACTTCATGTCCAACTATGTTTTTATTAAATGACCCATATGGTAGGAAGGGCAACCGAGGTCAAAGCGTTATCCAAATACAAGTTAATTTGACAGTGCAACTAAATGTGTAA
- a CDS encoding leucine-rich repeat domain-containing protein yields the protein MRKEQYVWLRSILLAILVGVGGLYVATSNGTNVEAATISNPTPINTLFTDPALAEVVKTDLGKATVSDTVTQTDLDGITSLEADRKGITSIAGVEYLNNVTQLDFSYNQITDLTPLANLTKLTSLVMNNNQIADLTPLQNLTSLTELTLFYNKITDVAPLANLTNLTNLAITDNEISDVTPIGNLTNLEGLSIGNKVTDIKPLANLTKLERLNLSRNKITDISPVAKLINLQSLSLDNNQFSDLTPLGILTNLTELSLYSNHLSDIGTLASLTNLKKLNLMDNQISNLAPISNLTNLTDLNLSTNQISDLKPISNLTNLTVLQVPTNQLEDISPISSLPNLEFLTLYTNQISDLSPLENLTKLKQLFFYDNKVSDVSPIANLTSLQELSAGTNQISDLTPLAKLTRLTQLGLDKQKVTSQPVKYQSNLVVPNAVKNVTGALINPATISDNGTYTNPDITWNLPSYTNEVSYTFNQSVTIGRGTATFSGTVTQPLKAIFNVKYHVNGNETATEVESGNLLTEPKVPTKTGYTFTGWFDAETGGTKWDFMTNKMPTNDLDLYAQFTINDYTATLNEDGKTSTQTVKYQELLQEPPTPTKEGYTFKGWYDAKTGGNKWDFTTSKMPAKDITLYAQFSANSYTVTLDVDGKQTKQKADYQSLVKEPKVPTKAGYTFTGWYDAEKGGNKWDFASDKMPANDITLYAQFTKDPVTPPNQPNNGGSGSTPSGTIPGNNTSNTQMGNSQSATGDNMSGYDPYNAYNYQGQGTGLPTTGDSDNAIYILLGLLLVGTAFAITKKVRTK from the coding sequence GTGAGAAAAGAACAATATGTGTGGTTAAGAAGTATATTATTAGCAATTCTTGTAGGTGTTGGTGGTCTTTATGTTGCAACAAGCAATGGAACAAATGTCGAAGCAGCAACTATTTCGAATCCAACTCCTATCAATACGCTTTTCACCGACCCAGCATTAGCTGAAGTAGTGAAAACGGATCTAGGAAAAGCAACAGTATCAGATACAGTTACACAAACGGATTTAGATGGAATAACTTCTCTTGAAGCGGATAGAAAAGGTATTACATCTATTGCAGGAGTTGAATATCTAAATAATGTAACCCAATTGGATTTTAGCTACAATCAAATTACAGATTTAACTCCACTTGCTAATTTAACCAAGTTAACAAGCTTAGTAATGAATAATAACCAAATAGCAGACTTAACTCCACTTCAGAATTTAACGAGTTTAACTGAATTAACATTGTTTTACAATAAAATAACAGATGTAGCTCCTTTAGCTAATTTAACTAACTTAACGAATTTAGCAATAACTGATAATGAAATTAGTGATGTTACTCCTATTGGTAATTTAACAAATCTAGAAGGGTTATCTATTGGTAATAAAGTGACAGACATAAAACCTTTAGCTAACTTAACTAAATTAGAGCGATTGAACTTATCAAGAAATAAGATAACAGATATAAGCCCAGTAGCTAAATTAATCAATTTACAAAGCCTATCATTAGATAATAATCAATTTAGTGATTTAACACCACTTGGGATTTTAACAAATTTAACAGAGCTATCATTGTATAGCAATCATTTATCTGATATTGGTACGTTGGCTAGTTTAACGAACCTAAAGAAATTAAACTTAATGGATAATCAAATAAGTAACTTAGCTCCAATTTCAAATCTAACAAATTTGACAGATTTAAACTTATCAACCAACCAAATTAGTGATTTAAAACCGATTTCTAATTTAACCAATTTAACCGTTTTACAAGTTCCTACAAATCAACTAGAAGATATAAGTCCAATAAGCAGTTTGCCTAATTTAGAGTTTCTAACTTTATATACGAATCAAATTAGTGATTTAAGCCCGCTGGAGAATTTAACAAAACTAAAACAATTATTTTTCTACGATAATAAGGTGAGTGATGTAAGCCCTATTGCAAACTTAACTAGCTTACAAGAGCTATCGGCAGGAACGAACCAAATAAGCGACCTTACACCACTAGCTAAACTTACAAGACTTACACAGTTAGGTTTGGATAAGCAAAAAGTGACAAGCCAACCAGTGAAATATCAAAGTAACTTGGTTGTTCCAAATGCAGTGAAAAATGTAACAGGAGCACTAATTAATCCAGCAACTATAAGCGATAATGGAACTTATACAAACCCAGATATTACTTGGAATTTACCTAGTTATACAAATGAAGTAAGTTATACTTTTAATCAATCTGTGACAATTGGTAGAGGAACAGCTACTTTTAGCGGAACGGTTACACAGCCATTAAAAGCGATATTTAATGTTAAATATCATGTGAATGGAAATGAGACGGCGACAGAGGTTGAATCTGGCAATTTACTAACGGAACCAAAAGTGCCTACTAAAACAGGCTATACTTTTACAGGTTGGTTTGATGCGGAAACAGGCGGAACTAAATGGGATTTCATGACAAACAAAATGCCAACAAATGATCTTGATTTGTATGCCCAATTTACTATTAATGACTATACTGCAACGCTAAATGAAGATGGTAAAACTTCCACGCAAACAGTAAAATACCAAGAGCTACTTCAAGAACCACCAACTCCTACAAAAGAAGGCTATACCTTTAAAGGATGGTACGATGCAAAAACAGGCGGCAACAAGTGGGACTTTACAACAAGTAAAATGCCAGCCAAAGATATCACTTTATACGCGCAGTTTAGTGCTAATAGCTACACAGTAACGCTTGATGTTGATGGGAAGCAAACTAAGCAAAAAGCAGACTATCAAAGTTTAGTAAAAGAACCAAAAGTCCCAACCAAAGCAGGTTACACGTTCACAGGATGGTATGATGCAGAAAAAGGCGGTAACAAGTGGGATTTTGCAAGCGATAAAATGCCCGCAAATGATATTACTTTGTATGCGCAATTCACAAAAGATCCTGTAACTCCTCCAAATCAACCAAATAATGGAGGAAGCGGTTCAACTCCATCTGGAACTATACCTGGAAATAACACATCTAATACACAAATGGGTAATTCACAAAGCGCTACCGGTGATAACATGAGCGGATATGATCCGTACAATGCTTATAACTACCAAGGTCAAGGTACAGGACTTCCAACTACTGGTGATAGCGATAATGCAATCTATATCTTGCTAGGATTATTGTTAGTGGGCACCGCATTTGCCATCACTAAAAAGGTGCGTACCAAGTAA
- a CDS encoding GW domain-containing glycosaminoglycan-binding protein, producing MKDRHHLWPINVLKIILVIIVGIWINIYNETKVEAKSLAKPAPINQIFPDPALAEVIKESLGKKKVSDLVSQNDLNGLLWIQGEGKGIQSIKGLEYLTKLINLFLTDNQIADLSPISELTTLNWITLERNRVHDLTALTKLTNLECLTINNNRITDVKPLANLTKLEILDMDNNQVSDISALANLGQLETLRLERNRVSDIGALTNLINLVTLNLFQNQVSDITPLAGLKKLKRLEINDQVCTSKPVSFQSNFVVPNIVKSVDGTLVKPDYISHNGKYTNPNVIWQLPGFVREVQYTFYQKIKYGNTKAVFSGEVKQPLIAEFNFTYDVDGKQNTVRAKAGTSLSQPISPTKAKYLFNGWFTAKNGGKKWDFKVDKMPTTNLTLFAQFTAKEYVPGMEKAVNLSRYVNVSKEKAFIYSIPVEKEANKKGTLANHKFKALAIDRQVIINGKTWDRIKNIGWTNAVNLSADRYDKELYNKAITAYARVKKAPGNDVWTKPYNTAGAKKVKPLSAYVGKNLRIVREAKTPITTWYQFSVNGKVVGWVDMRALTNFYLPSMEKGAKLVRYVNVSKANSGVYALPVEDAPIKKGTLLNHKFKALAIDRQVKLNNQLWYRIKNIGWTNAANLSLNRYDKILHNKAITAYARVKKAPGNDVWTKPYNTAGAKKVKPLSAYVGKNLRIVREAKTPITTWYQFSVNGKVVGWVDIRALNVFYKPNMEKGAKLTRYVKAGKVSEGYFSLPVADAPIKKGKLKSYKGKALRIDRQATISGQLWYRIKNGSRLLGWTKATNLSARK from the coding sequence GTGAAAGATAGACATCATTTATGGCCGATAAACGTATTAAAAATAATTCTAGTAATCATTGTTGGTATATGGATTAATATATATAATGAAACAAAGGTAGAAGCGAAAAGTCTTGCAAAACCGGCACCGATTAATCAAATCTTCCCAGATCCAGCTTTAGCAGAGGTTATAAAAGAAAGTTTAGGAAAAAAGAAAGTATCCGACTTAGTTTCGCAAAACGACCTAAATGGTTTGTTATGGATTCAAGGCGAGGGAAAAGGTATTCAATCAATTAAAGGGCTAGAATATTTAACAAAATTAATCAATTTATTTCTAACTGACAACCAAATAGCTGATTTAAGCCCAATAAGTGAGTTAACGACTTTGAATTGGATTACTTTGGAAAGAAATAGAGTACACGACCTAACCGCTCTTACAAAATTAACCAATCTGGAATGCCTAACGATAAATAATAATCGAATAACCGATGTCAAACCACTTGCCAATTTAACAAAACTAGAAATTTTAGATATGGATAATAATCAAGTGAGCGATATCAGTGCACTTGCTAATTTAGGACAATTAGAAACTTTACGTTTGGAGCGGAATAGGGTAAGCGATATCGGTGCTTTGACTAACTTAATCAACCTAGTGACCTTAAATTTATTTCAAAATCAAGTAAGCGACATTACCCCGTTAGCGGGATTGAAAAAACTTAAACGGTTAGAAATAAATGATCAAGTTTGTACCAGTAAACCAGTCAGTTTTCAATCTAATTTTGTTGTTCCTAACATAGTGAAAAGTGTAGATGGGACTTTAGTAAAGCCAGACTACATTAGCCATAATGGGAAATATACGAATCCTAATGTAATATGGCAGTTACCCGGTTTTGTGAGGGAAGTACAATACACTTTTTATCAAAAAATAAAATATGGCAATACAAAAGCAGTTTTTAGTGGGGAAGTGAAACAACCTCTAATAGCGGAGTTTAATTTTACCTATGATGTGGATGGCAAACAAAATACTGTAAGAGCAAAAGCCGGAACATCACTTTCCCAACCGATAAGTCCAACTAAAGCTAAATATCTTTTTAATGGTTGGTTTACAGCAAAAAATGGCGGAAAAAAATGGGATTTTAAAGTAGATAAAATGCCGACAACTAATCTCACATTATTTGCCCAGTTTACTGCTAAAGAGTACGTACCAGGGATGGAGAAAGCAGTTAATCTAAGTCGTTATGTGAATGTTAGCAAGGAAAAAGCCTTTATTTATTCTATTCCAGTTGAAAAGGAGGCTAATAAAAAAGGAACATTAGCGAATCATAAGTTTAAAGCTTTGGCAATCGACCGCCAAGTAATCATTAATGGGAAAACTTGGGATAGAATTAAGAACATCGGCTGGACAAATGCCGTTAATTTATCCGCAGATCGGTATGATAAAGAACTATACAACAAAGCTATCACAGCCTATGCACGTGTGAAAAAAGCTCCTGGGAATGATGTTTGGACAAAACCGTACAATACAGCAGGTGCCAAAAAAGTGAAACCACTTTCTGCCTATGTAGGGAAAAACCTGCGAATTGTGCGAGAAGCGAAAACACCGATTACAACGTGGTATCAATTTAGTGTGAATGGGAAAGTAGTTGGTTGGGTGGACATGCGGGCACTAACCAACTTTTACCTACCTTCTATGGAAAAAGGAGCTAAATTAGTGCGATATGTTAATGTAAGTAAAGCAAACTCAGGTGTTTACGCACTACCTGTAGAAGATGCTCCTATCAAAAAAGGAACCCTGCTAAACCATAAGTTCAAGGCGTTAGCAATCGACCGCCAAGTTAAGCTTAACAATCAACTTTGGTATAGAATTAAAAATATTGGCTGGACCAACGCAGCAAATTTGTCGCTTAATAGATATGATAAAATACTACACAACAAAGCTATCACAGCCTATGCACGTGTGAAAAAAGCCCCTGGAAATGATGTTTGGACAAAACCATACAATACAGCAGGTGCCAAAAAGGTGAAACCACTTTCTGCCTATGTAGGGAAAAACCTGCGAATTGTGCGAGAAGCGAAAACACCGATTACAACGTGGTATCAATTTAGTGTGAATGGGAAAGTAGTTGGTTGGGTGGACATACGAGCATTAAACGTTTTCTATAAGCCGAATATGGAAAAAGGCGCAAAACTAACTCGTTACGTGAAAGCAGGAAAGGTTTCTGAGGGCTACTTTTCGCTTCCAGTGGCAGATGCCCCCATTAAAAAAGGAAAATTAAAGTCGTATAAAGGAAAAGCGCTTAGAATTGACCGCCAAGCAACTATTAGTGGGCAATTATGGTACAGAATAAAAAATGGTTCGAGGTTACTTGGCTGGACAAAAGCTACTAATCTTAGTGCTAGGAAATAA
- a CDS encoding GW domain-containing glycosaminoglycan-binding protein: MENKRNLSMWKILVTSFIIIFSMWMSLNYGTNARASNITPSTTINQIFPDPALAEVVRESLQKAAVTDVVSQNELNGILKIDADDKKIKSIKGIENLTHLKNLFLNDNEISDISMLADLKNLERLSLDGNKVTDLSGLENLVDLVYVSMDENGISDIRPLRRLANLDSLYLDNNKLTDITPLSGLTKLTTLSLEGNQLNDIIALVGLTNLQNLYLSKNQIMDIRGLAALKNLDVLELHDQEHVNKPINYEHNLVIQNTVRDENGTLVSPEVISNGGDYEKPNLKWNLQSYTNEVFCIFYQPVLIGKAKANYYVRLTQPLKAVYTVNFHIDSTVIPTKVETGSLLNEPKSPTKQGYTFKGWYTAKSAGRMWDFKKDQMPGNNLDLYAVFKEEPTEKVVNLTRYVNNIYGNSGVYTLPKEDNSLKKGTLVAHRFKALTVDRETQSGGELWYRLKNIGWTKAKNLSLDRYDKITGDKAIIAYAKVKTAKGNTVWTKPFNTAGAKQVNQLSAFSGKKLRILREAKTPISTWYQFSINGKTIGWADMKALNIFYNQRMEKAANLTRYVNVNKASAAIYSVPVEDAPVKKGTLASHKFKALKIDRQATVEGQLWYRIKNIGWTKATNLSTDKYDKIKYNKAITAYSRIKKASGNAVWTKPYNTAGAKRVKALAAYTGKKLRILREAKTSSATWYQFSINGKTIGWVDTRALNTFYKPSMEKRANLTRYVIARKAKEFCYKLPVIDAPLKKARLTSYKGKVLKVDRQAKVEGQVWYRIKRGSTIIGWTKAANLSAKKSYR; encoded by the coding sequence TTGGAAAATAAACGTAATTTATCGATGTGGAAAATTTTAGTAACAAGCTTCATCATTATTTTTAGTATGTGGATGAGCTTAAATTACGGGACGAATGCGCGGGCCTCAAACATTACACCCTCAACCACAATTAACCAGATTTTTCCAGATCCAGCTTTAGCAGAAGTCGTTAGAGAAAGCTTGCAAAAAGCAGCGGTTACAGATGTGGTTTCACAAAACGAGTTAAATGGAATTCTGAAAATTGACGCTGATGATAAAAAGATTAAGTCCATCAAAGGTATCGAAAATTTAACTCATTTAAAAAACTTATTTTTAAATGATAATGAGATAAGTGATATAAGTATGTTGGCAGATTTAAAAAACTTAGAGCGGTTAAGCTTGGATGGAAATAAAGTAACTGATTTAAGCGGGCTTGAGAATTTAGTGGATCTAGTTTATGTTTCTATGGATGAAAATGGAATAAGTGACATCAGACCGCTTAGAAGATTAGCTAATTTAGACAGTTTATATTTGGATAATAATAAATTGACGGATATAACCCCACTATCGGGTTTAACGAAATTAACAACCTTATCTCTAGAAGGAAATCAATTAAACGACATAATTGCGCTTGTGGGTTTAACAAATTTGCAAAATCTATATTTGAGTAAGAACCAAATAATGGATATAAGAGGATTAGCTGCTCTTAAGAACCTAGATGTGTTAGAGTTGCATGATCAAGAACACGTGAATAAACCAATTAATTATGAGCACAATTTAGTCATACAAAATACAGTAAGAGATGAAAATGGAACATTGGTTAGTCCAGAAGTTATAAGTAATGGTGGTGACTACGAAAAGCCAAACTTAAAGTGGAATTTGCAATCTTATACCAATGAAGTATTTTGTATCTTTTATCAGCCTGTCTTGATTGGAAAAGCAAAGGCAAATTATTATGTTAGATTAACACAGCCATTAAAAGCAGTATATACAGTGAACTTCCATATTGACAGCACAGTAATACCGACAAAAGTAGAAACAGGTTCCCTTTTGAATGAACCAAAGTCCCCAACCAAACAAGGCTATACTTTTAAAGGTTGGTACACGGCCAAATCAGCTGGACGCATGTGGGACTTTAAAAAAGACCAGATGCCAGGAAATAATTTGGATTTATACGCTGTGTTTAAAGAGGAACCCACTGAAAAAGTAGTTAATCTAACTCGCTATGTTAATAACATTTATGGGAATTCAGGAGTCTATACGCTCCCTAAAGAAGATAATTCACTAAAAAAGGGTACCCTGGTTGCGCACAGATTCAAAGCTTTAACAGTTGATCGAGAAACGCAAAGTGGTGGCGAACTATGGTATAGGCTGAAAAATATCGGTTGGACAAAAGCGAAAAACCTTTCCCTGGATAGATATGACAAAATAACAGGGGATAAAGCAATAATAGCCTATGCAAAAGTAAAAACTGCAAAGGGAAATACTGTTTGGACAAAACCGTTTAATACTGCCGGTGCCAAACAGGTAAACCAACTTTCTGCATTCTCTGGCAAGAAACTGCGTATCTTACGCGAAGCAAAAACACCGATTTCCACATGGTATCAATTCAGTATTAACGGTAAAACTATTGGCTGGGCAGACATGAAAGCTCTTAACATCTTTTATAATCAACGTATGGAAAAAGCTGCTAATCTAACTCGTTATGTGAATGTAAATAAAGCAAGTGCTGCTATCTATTCTGTTCCAGTAGAAGATGCGCCGGTGAAAAAAGGAACCCTAGCTAGCCACAAATTCAAAGCGCTAAAGATTGATCGTCAAGCAACTGTCGAAGGACAACTTTGGTACAGAATTAAAAATATTGGCTGGACAAAAGCCACTAATTTATCCACTGACAAATACGATAAAATTAAGTACAACAAAGCAATCACTGCATATAGTCGTATAAAAAAAGCTTCTGGAAATGCCGTTTGGACGAAACCTTATAATACAGCAGGTGCCAAACGTGTAAAAGCACTTGCTGCCTATACTGGAAAAAAACTACGAATCCTACGAGAAGCAAAAACATCCAGTGCCACATGGTATCAGTTCAGCATTAATGGCAAAACTATCGGCTGGGTCGACACGCGTGCGCTAAATACATTTTATAAGCCAAGTATGGAAAAACGTGCCAATTTAACACGTTACGTAATTGCCCGCAAAGCTAAAGAGTTTTGCTACAAGCTCCCAGTGATAGACGCACCCTTGAAAAAAGCAAGATTAACTAGCTACAAAGGAAAAGTGCTAAAAGTGGATCGGCAAGCAAAAGTAGAAGGGCAAGTATGGTATCGCATAAAAAGAGGCTCTACTATTATCGGATGGACCAAAGCCGCCAACCTCAGCGCAAAGAAATCATACCGTTAA